Sequence from the Rutidosis leptorrhynchoides isolate AG116_Rl617_1_P2 chromosome 3, CSIRO_AGI_Rlap_v1, whole genome shotgun sequence genome:
ccaattaccagcaactgctcagttattatttctgagcttcctccttgtccttatctcaactagcccgggtttcagtctgttacatttgTAATTTGAACAAAAAAAGGGCGGCCGAACAAAAattgtgatattcgaacaaaaatgtgttctacatttttgatagtcgaacaaaaaaatgtagaacacatgatagtcgaacacaaatgtgttctacattttttaaaataaaaaaaaaatttgctcgactatgattttttgttcgtccgtgttttttatttttgttcgaattttagtgtattttgagtgtatatatatatatatatatatatatatatatatatatatatatatatatatatatatatatatatatatatatatatatatatatatatatatatatatatggttataatcAAGAAGGAAACATTTTTTTGAGGGAAATGAGAGGGGGGGGAGCAAATATTTTtccttttttgaatttttttttcaggtatcaagtttaggtgaaaatatgaaaatttaaaaaaaagacactttgtgatgaatgttactaCCTCCGCCTCATTTCAATTGTTCAGTTTTGACTTTTAAGATCTTTTTAACTCAACTTTGACGTAAAATAACTatatttgtgttatatattatttgatgaaatttatactaatgaaaacacatttaaatattaattcattcatataaatttcatcgaaTAATGTATAACACATACAAAAATATTATGAGTCAAAGTTTAATACAAAAGACTTTGAAAAATAAACGTAGACTATTGAAATAAGACAGAGGGAGTaatattttggcggtaaaacgctcgaagaaaaaaataaaaacattcaatgcattgaatgttttgattctgagtttatttgcatcgttttgttttcatcttgtgtgaagtatttttttcgaaatttagcccgatttagagtttatggtttagggtttagagtttagtgttttgggtttagacactaaaccctaaaccctaaaccctaaatcctaaaccttaaactctaaaccgtttgtgttaaaatattcaatctaaaccctgatatcttaaccctaaaccctaatttctaaacataaaaccctaatttctaaaaccTAATAGCTAAACCTAATTTTTAACCCCttaatttataaaccctaatttctaactccttaaaaaaaaaaactcagaatcaaaacattcaatgcattgaatgttttcatttttttttcttcgaacgttttaccgccaaaataataacattcatcacaaagtgtcttttttaaatgttcatatttttatgtgatcttgatgcctgaaaaaaattcaaaaaaaattacTTTCCCCCATTTCcctccaaaaaagtgcttccctcttgatattatatatatatatatatatatatatatatatatatatatatatatatatatatatatatatatatatatacacacatacacacacacacactaggtttaagagcccgtgcgttgcacgttgCAATTAATATTATATCAAAGATAGCGTACGTATAATATTTGTAACATCACATTAAAACATATACTATTTTTCACATATTTGATACGAAATGAAACATATTTAAAAAATAGATTATACTTGGTGGAACTCATAATAATGGAACATAAttcaaatatttaaaaaaaaatcattatacatACATAATAGTTCATAGATATCATACAAATGGAAATTAtttaaaacatttcttcaattaaGTCTATAAGTGTTGCAAGACTTCTTTGTATACCACATTTTTTTATTGTGTTGGATAGTTTGTTATCCTTGTCTAAGATTAATATCTTGATTGCTTGGCGATTAGTAACCCGAGATAGTGCAACGTATAGTTGTCCATGACTAAAGATCGTTTTTGGAAGAAATAAACCGACACGCGATAGTGATTCTCcttgacttttatttattgtcattgcaaAGCACACCGACAATGGATATTGTCTTCTTTGGAATCTGAAAGGTATTCTCTTGTCCGTCGGTATGATAAGCATACGTGATAAAGCTGTAATCTTCCCCACGTTTGACCCGGTTAAATTTTTTGCTTTGATGATTTTatctcgtaattgaacaatttgtaAACGTGTACCGTTACACAAACCTCCCGCCTGATCtatatttcgatgtaacataactCGTACACCAATTTTGAGCCTCAGATTATGCTTTGGTAAGCCACCAACTTCAATACTATTTAGGAAATCGGTAGTGTATAGTTCATTATTGAAGTCAGCATCTCTCTGTGACGCACATATACTATCTGAGCTTAAATATGACCTTTCTTCTCCTTCCAAACTCATCATCATTCtatcattaatgatattaactACTTCATGAGTTGGAGTAAGAATTGCACGTTGCTGATAATATTCTGGATTGCCAAGATTAAGAAGATAATCTGGATAAATAGTTGAGATGATAGAACCAATTGGATCATCAAGATCTGTTATCAAAAGATCTTGTGGAATTTCAATATCAAAAATTCCGTCTTCAGATTCACCGACATCACTGTTGCCTATGTTAAGTATCCATTGAGCAAAACTTCTAGTATGGGCATCAGTTTCAATAccacataatctcatgttaactgtaAGTTTTAAAACAGTAACATAATCCCACAAATAGGAAGAATTTAGAGATGCATCTACTATATCTTCTCTTTTACCTTTTGGAATAACAAGTAATATTTGTCTAAAGTCACCACCAAACACATCTGTTTTACCCCCAAAGAGAGTATCCATACTATCAGGATTGGATGGACGACATATATCATACATAGAACGATCCAGTGCTTCAACGCACATCTTGTTAACCATCGGGGCCTCATCCCAAATAAGCAGTTTTTCCTTCCTAATGAGCTCACCCAATTTGCTGCTTGGAGAAATAGTACAAAATGACTCATCCGTAGGATGAAGCGGTATGTGAAAACGTGAATGAGCCGTCCGACCTccagataatattaataacataacatTATAAAATAGATTATGTTTCTTATATGTGATAAGGATGAAATATATTTAAAAAATAGATTATACTTGATGGATCTCATAATAATGAAACATacttcaaatatttacaaaaatcAACATTTAACATACATAATAGTTGATAGACATCATATAAATGAAAATTATTTAAAACATTTCTTCAATAAAGTATATAAGTATTGAAAGACTTCTTTGTATACAACATTTTTTGTTgtgttgtgtaacgacccgaccttttTCGACTTATGTTTTTACTtgttgctttcacgaaactgcatatttgtgcgtactgtgatagattatattctgggatcattaattatgttaattactttcattaatgccTTGCAACGTATTTTTAAGTACTTAattacttaacgtgatccttgattgcatttacgactgttagtgtcacttaaggattaaaatgagatacgtacttggtacacgttaaacttccatcataattggaatattatgactacgtaaacgtaattgttatttattaatggcAATTACTTGGTTTTATGGTCCCTTAATTAAACTTagtgtttactaaggcttactagtcaccttaatggactttatcttagtggacttccaaggcccaccctacttacttgatgggctcacttaatggactagttaatggactaatttagcccattaagcataagacaaaacccaattagttaattagacaagattaagcatgcttggtaccatatacttacactttttagcctTTTGTTCCATGCCAGccaacatgtacaaccaccaccatgtaccaccatccaatagTAAGCAAATGGTCCCCCCACCCCCATGCTAATCTTCGGCCTAAGGGTCACCACCAACACCACCACTTCATTTTAAACATCTCATtctcatttcaaaaacacacacacttattctctcaaatttctctctacttttctctcatcttttcttgaagaaacttgaaggttttgattctttttctcttctttttcttctcaaaaccatagcatcatcatcatcattgttatttttggattttggtttttataacttcaatcctcatgttatcttgcaatctttgatctcttttatgataaagaagcaagaacaaggatcaaagctttgtagcttttggttctacatgaacttGTAACAAATTTTAAGATCAAATTACTTTATGATCTTCTTCATGTTCAGgtattggaactttaaagttcatttcatgaagattcaagtttatgacttgatatctttttatataaaagatccttacttgaacttatttattTTTGACTTAAAATCTATCTTTTATGTTATAGAATTCGATTTGTTTAAGTTACatggtcaaagattacttgttaaactttgatctcataaaccttgtaaccaaagtctaactttgaaggttcaaggacaagaaagtttaagcttactagtttacaactttcacacatgtaagattgatctaagatatataacttatggtcatctaacttgttaaaacaagaattcatttatttgtgttcactttactttacaaaatctaagtttcatagcttatggttgcgtaaagttgaaagtctaagtgttttgacttagtgtttcaccaagaacatgagatctagactttttagtctaagatctttaatatctagttaagatctaagctctctagcttaaggtcttgattatttagtttggttcaaagtttatagctttataagacttgtatttgtgttgaaactaagaaaagtgatgcaactttggttcatcaccttactcaaactctcacatgagttgtgttttaattcttagtcttgattattgtgtgttgatggtagacccttggtcaaaagtgatgcaaacacatcaacgagttgtacacttgaagctataagcatcaaggatgagaaccgtgatgagcatcaagcaccaagaatcccaccggagcaccttgcttactgttttatgGATCTGATCAGTCACCTGAGCTACTAGAAACGTTGATTTAtagatagttcggtttgagtatatgacctttcatttaagactcgtattaatccgatatacagtttaggatttatagccttccgaaagtcactacgtctttgtaacgttgtgctgaaatttctgacctactcgcacttaaaccgtctccacggtcaaacgaagacgaatttggttctgaaaattggtcagtggttggaggactcacatacggagccatggccactgactacgtgtcttttcgatttgtatagaggtcgtagcagctgaacgaagtcatcctttgtttcgatctctattcttgattgaaacctaTTTTactcttttgtttgatgatgaatgatgatgatacttaagacttaatttacgtactttcaaacctttgggaacgatttactgacttagtaacttttgacttaggttgaggacctttcagaccaactatttgcttacttatctcgtatcgacttttaccacttattcactgtgagttatagcatcccttttttacttcaactatttttgggactgagaatacatgcgctttttatattttacttactaggcacgagtacttaaacttttatatgtgcgggttatacaacggcataaactttccccttagctcagtaacgtttagtcattggtttttgaaccggtgaacgcgaatcttagatatggatccatagggtttgacaaccccactcgggctagtcgcgctagcatttaacgggtgtttaatacttcgtagacttacgcactcgccaagtgtacttttaggggatgatatttacgttaagtta
This genomic interval carries:
- the LOC139901224 gene encoding uncharacterized protein, with protein sequence MLLILSGGRTAHSRFHIPLHPTDESFCTISPSSKLGELIRKEKLLIWDEAPMVNKMCVEALDRSMYDICRPSNPDSMDTLFGGKTDVFGGDFRQILLVIPKGKREDIVDASLNSSYLWDYVTVLKLTVNMRLCGIETDAHTRSFAQWILNIGNSDVGESEDGIFDIEIPQDLLITDLDDPIGSIISTIYPDYLLNLGNPEYYQQRAILTPTHEVVNIINDRMMMSLEGEERSYLSSDSICASQRDADFNNELYTTDFLNSIEVGGLPKHNLRLKIGVRVMLHRNIDQAGGLCNGTRLQIVQLRDKIIKAKNLTGSNVGKITALSRMLIIPTDKRIPFRFQRRQYPLSVCFAMTINKSQGESLSRVGLFLPKTIFSHGQLYVALSRVTNRQAIKILILDKDNKLSNTIKKCGIQRSLATLIDLIEEMF